From the Musa acuminata AAA Group cultivar baxijiao chromosome BXJ3-7, Cavendish_Baxijiao_AAA, whole genome shotgun sequence genome, one window contains:
- the LOC135642378 gene encoding cyclin-D2-1-like isoform X1 encodes MAVSPDLFSASSNLLLCAENADDVASWDGEEQDVEGGAATVAATADKEWVPPALADDRAAIAALLAAEPDHLPRDDYLGRLHARAIDAAARHDAIGWILKVSEFYRFRPVTACLSVNYLDRFLSSHSLPGQNGKGGWPMQLLSVACVSVAAKMEESHVPLLLDLQLRDPTYVFEPRTIQRMELLLAAALRWRLRAVTPFDFLHHLAASPAVAALSPSSSSALFSRAAHLVLSTHRVVDFLVYRPSVMAAAAFLCAANEMTESSATGTGDWSSCFDAWVSKGVVNRCRQLMEDWVIGTCPSSRRGNTTECRGRPEPPRSPVGVLDSAACTSCDTGPRSEDGPEPRPAKRLRLGDHPCTDRVLTGLDGELL; translated from the exons ATGGCAGTCTCACCCGACCTCTTCTCCGCTTCCTCCAACCTCCTCCTCTGCGCCGAGAACGCCGACGACGTGGCATCCTGGGATGGGGAGGAGCAGGACGTGGAAGGCGGCGCCGCCACCGTCGCCGCAACAGCAGACAAGGAGTGGGTCCCGCCCGCGCTAGCCGACGACCGTGCCGCCATCGCGGCCCTGCTCGCGGCCGAGCCTGACCACCTACCGCGCGATGACTACCTCGGCCGCCTCCATGCCCGCGCCATCGACGCCGCCGCCCGCCACGACGCCATCGGCTGGATTCTCAAG GTGAGCGAGTTCTACCGCTTCCGACCGGTGACGGCGTGTCTCTCCGTCAATTACCTCGACCGATTCCTCTCCTCCCATTCTCTTCCG GGGCAGAATGGGAAGGGAGGTTGGCCGATGCAGCTGCTGTCGGTGGCGTGCGTGTCGGTTGCGGCGAAGATGGAGGAGTCGCACGTGCCGCTGCTGCTCGACCTCCAGCTCCGCGATCCTACTTATGTCTTCGAGCCCCGCACCATCCAACGGATGGAGCTCCTCCTCGCGGCCGCACTGCGGTGGCGCCTGCGCGCCGTCACCCCCTTcgacttcctccaccacctcgcCGCTTCCCCCGCCGTCGCCGccctctctccctcctcctcttccgcccTCTTCTCCCGCGCCGCCCACCTCGTACTCTCCACCCACCGCG TGGTGGATTTCTTGGTCTATCGGCCATCAGTGATGGCAGCTGCGGCCTTCCTGTGTGCGGCAAACGAGATGACCGAGTCGTCGGCCACAGGAACCGGCGACTGGTCGAGTTGCTTCGATGCTTGGGTTAGCAAG GGAGTGGTGAATAGGTGTCGCCAGCTAATGGAGGACTGGGTGATCGGCACGTGCCCGTCATCCCGGCGGGGAAACACTACGGAATGCCGAGGTCGCCCCGAGCCGCCGAGGAGCCCAGTCGGCGTGTTGGACTCCGCCGCCTGCACGAGCTGTGACACCGGCCCGAGGTCCGAGGACGGACCCGAGCCACGCCCCGCCAAGCGC
- the LOC135642378 gene encoding cyclin-D2-1-like isoform X2 → MAVSPDLFSASSNLLLCAENADDVASWDGEEQDVEGGAATVAATADKEWVPPALADDRAAIAALLAAEPDHLPRDDYLGRLHARAIDAAARHDAIGWILKVSEFYRFRPVTACLSVNYLDRFLSSHSLPNGKGGWPMQLLSVACVSVAAKMEESHVPLLLDLQLRDPTYVFEPRTIQRMELLLAAALRWRLRAVTPFDFLHHLAASPAVAALSPSSSSALFSRAAHLVLSTHRVVDFLVYRPSVMAAAAFLCAANEMTESSATGTGDWSSCFDAWVSKGVVNRCRQLMEDWVIGTCPSSRRGNTTECRGRPEPPRSPVGVLDSAACTSCDTGPRSEDGPEPRPAKRLRLGDHPCTDRVLTGLDGELL, encoded by the exons ATGGCAGTCTCACCCGACCTCTTCTCCGCTTCCTCCAACCTCCTCCTCTGCGCCGAGAACGCCGACGACGTGGCATCCTGGGATGGGGAGGAGCAGGACGTGGAAGGCGGCGCCGCCACCGTCGCCGCAACAGCAGACAAGGAGTGGGTCCCGCCCGCGCTAGCCGACGACCGTGCCGCCATCGCGGCCCTGCTCGCGGCCGAGCCTGACCACCTACCGCGCGATGACTACCTCGGCCGCCTCCATGCCCGCGCCATCGACGCCGCCGCCCGCCACGACGCCATCGGCTGGATTCTCAAG GTGAGCGAGTTCTACCGCTTCCGACCGGTGACGGCGTGTCTCTCCGTCAATTACCTCGACCGATTCCTCTCCTCCCATTCTCTTCCG AATGGGAAGGGAGGTTGGCCGATGCAGCTGCTGTCGGTGGCGTGCGTGTCGGTTGCGGCGAAGATGGAGGAGTCGCACGTGCCGCTGCTGCTCGACCTCCAGCTCCGCGATCCTACTTATGTCTTCGAGCCCCGCACCATCCAACGGATGGAGCTCCTCCTCGCGGCCGCACTGCGGTGGCGCCTGCGCGCCGTCACCCCCTTcgacttcctccaccacctcgcCGCTTCCCCCGCCGTCGCCGccctctctccctcctcctcttccgcccTCTTCTCCCGCGCCGCCCACCTCGTACTCTCCACCCACCGCG TGGTGGATTTCTTGGTCTATCGGCCATCAGTGATGGCAGCTGCGGCCTTCCTGTGTGCGGCAAACGAGATGACCGAGTCGTCGGCCACAGGAACCGGCGACTGGTCGAGTTGCTTCGATGCTTGGGTTAGCAAG GGAGTGGTGAATAGGTGTCGCCAGCTAATGGAGGACTGGGTGATCGGCACGTGCCCGTCATCCCGGCGGGGAAACACTACGGAATGCCGAGGTCGCCCCGAGCCGCCGAGGAGCCCAGTCGGCGTGTTGGACTCCGCCGCCTGCACGAGCTGTGACACCGGCCCGAGGTCCGAGGACGGACCCGAGCCACGCCCCGCCAAGCGC